CCTCGCCTGCGGAGTCATCATGGCCCAGAACCGTTGCAGCCAGGACGAGGCGTTCGAGTTTCTCACCAAGGCCTCAAGCCACAGAAACAAGAAACTTCACGCCGTTGCATCGGACATCATCGCCCACCTCACGGGCGGCTCCGACAATCATCTGCGCTTCGAGGACTGAACTCCACAATCTGCCCACGCTCGCGCGGCCCCGAGGACGCCGGTCCTCGGGCCAAAGTTCCAGGCTGGTGCTGTGACGCCGGGCCAGCCGCGAGTAACCCACGACGGCGGCAGCTGACCTTAAGCAGCCTCGTCGCCAAGGGTGAGCGGCGGCGGCAGGCGCGTCGCACCGCCGTCGGGCTTCTTTTGCTTCACGTCGGTCTTCCTGCCGGGCTTGTTGCGCCCCAGGAACAGTGTGGCCAGTGGTGCAAGCAGCAGGAGCAAGCTAACGGTGGCCGCCCCTGCGACTCCAGTCAAGAAGACCAAGCCGACCATTATCAGAAGGTGGATGTCCGAAGCCTCCGTGAATGCTGGGACGGCGAGACCTAGGGGTAACTTCACGATTTGCTCCTGCGAGGCGTCAGTTGCTCATTTTCTCTTACTACTCATGAGTGTTCTGAGAGGGGGAAAAGTGTCGGCGATTAAGGAGGCGATTCTGGTGGATGTCTGCGGCTCGAACCCCTCGGACAGGGCCGGGCACTCGCCGTGAAGTATCAGAAAAGCAGTGGCAGAAAATAATTCTCCCAACTCCGCGTCACGTTTCCGCAGGTCAAAGCACCTATCCAGTGCCCATGTCGTTGAACCGCGTACTGCGCCGTTG
This genomic interval from Paenarthrobacter aurescens TC1 contains the following:
- a CDS encoding hypothetical protein (identified by Glimmer2; putative) — protein: MKLPLGLAVPAFTEASDIHLLIMVGLVFLTGVAGAATVSLLLLLAPLATLFLGRNKPGRKTDVKQKKPDGGATRLPPPLTLGDEAA